The following nucleotide sequence is from Sulfurospirillum arsenophilum NBRC 109478.
CAAAGCAGTCGGTGCCGATGTTGTTGTTTTATGTGCGAAAGTCGAAGAAGAGATGATCGCGCTTGAGGATGATGAAGCCGAAGAGTTCTTAAAAGAGCTTGGCATTGAAGAATCAGGTCTTAAACAGATCATTCGTCTAGCCTTTGACAAACTTGGTCTTGCGTCTTACTTTACCGCAGGTGTCAAAGAAGTACGTGCTTGGACGATTGAAAAAGGCTGGCGTGCTCCTAAAGCGGCGGCGGTTATTCACAACGATTTTGAAAAAGGATTTATCCGTGCGGAAGTCATTGGCTACAATGATTTTATCGCCTATAAGGGTGAAGCTGGCTCAAAAGAGGCAGGTAAAATGCGCCTAGAAGGTAAAGAATACATCGTTCAAGATGGCGATGTAATGCACTTTAGATTTAACGTATAAACTGCTTTAAATGTTTACATGTAAAAGCTTTACATGTAAACATTCTTCTTTTACATTTCAAATTTTTTTAGGGAGTCATTCATGAAATTATGGGTTACTTTAGTATGTTCGGCACTGATGCTTTGCGCGGCTGAGAGAACATATACATACGAAGAGTTAGATGTCCGTGAAGATGGTGTTTTGGTAGAGACACAAACACTCAAACTTGCAAACGGCATTGGACAATTTTTCTACGAAGCTGGACAACTCAAAAGCGAGACACCGTTTAAAAATGGACTTCGCGAAGGTCTTGGCAAAATCTACTACGAATCAGGCAAACTCAAAAGCGAAACCCCTTTCAAAAACGATAAAATCGAAGGGCTCAAAAAAGAGTATTACGAATCAGGTGTGCTTCAAACCGAAGTCACTTTTGTCAATGACGAAGCTGAAGGTGTCGGAAAGTTTTACTACCCAACCGGCAAACTCCAAGGCGAAACACCTTTCAAAAAGAACCAACCAGCGGGCATCACCAAACTTTACAGCCCAACAGGTCAGTTGATCCGAACTATCGAATTTAAAGAGGGGAAAATCCTCAAAGGCTTTGACTACAACGACCAAGGCAATAAGATAGAACTGAATCGTGATGAGTTGATAGAAGCTACAAAGTAGCTTCTTCTCATTTTACTCTCCACTCTGCGTTTCTCCATCATACGCCATAATCCCATATTCAAGATTGAGGACAGTTTTAAAACCCATATGTTTTAAAATGCGTTGACAATACGCACTCCTACTTCCGCTGTAACAGTATAAAATAACAGGGATGTTCTCTTTTCCATTTAACTGTTCCATAGCATTGTGAAAGCTGGTGGTTGGGATCAAGAAGTCTGTTCCTTTGATGCGGTTTCCGATCCACTCCATCCACTCGCGTGTATCGACAAGGTTGAACTTCACGTTGCCATTTTCTCTAGCTTCTAGGAGTGCTTCAAGCTCACTGCTATCGAGCTGCTCTTTTTTCATTAACACTTCACATTCTTCTTTGCTTAAGCCCCTAACGTGTGTATGAGCTACTTCTTCTATATTCTCTTCTTTGGCAAGTTCGCGCGCGTGTTCAGGGGTGCAAAAAATTGTGCAGTGGCATTTGCCTTTTTGAGGGATTTCTACCGTGAGTGCAGGGGTACAAGGACACAAGCGATTATCTGCTTTGGCTTGCTCTTCGGGTGTGCTTCCGATGACCATAAAACAGGGACAGTAGCGTTTGCCGTAGATGAGTTTATTACGCGTTAAGCCCTGTTGAATCGACTCTTTTACTTCAGTAAGTGGTGTGTATGAAAAGCCAAATTGCTCACATACCTTGTCGGTAAATACTTCTGTTTTTTCAAATTCTGCTAAAAATTCGGGTGAGTTCATATCTATTTTAGTTATCAAATGTATTTCCTTCATTTATTTTTATATGCCGTATTATAGAGAATTTGTATTGGAAGAAAATTAAAAGAACGCTTTACATGTAAAGCATCAAGAAAAAGAGCAGATTGATTTTACATGTAAACCCTTTTGCGATTTTTTTGCTCTTTTTTTGCTTTACTATTTCTCTAGTTGGTTAAAAAAATAAATTAAAAAAAGAGTTTAAGATGCAAACGATTCAACCGCAAGACCGTTCAAGACTGGATGAACTCAAACATCTTCGTGATATTTTTAATGCTCAAAATTCCAAAGAGCTTAAAATTGCGTTTGGTGCGCTTCACTCATGCCTTGAAATTTCGGAAGAGGATTTGGAAGTGCAATTTAATCGTTATTTTGTAGGTCCCATGGAGCCTATTGCCGACCCATTTGCTTCCATTTACATCGATGATCCTGATGTGGTGATGTCAAAAAGTACGTTACATGTAAGAGAATTGTACGAAACGATGGGCTTTACGAATCCACTCAAAAACATCATTCCCGATGATCATTTGGGTGTTGAACTGGACGCGTATTACCAACTACTCTATCTTGAAGAGGCTAAAGGAATAACTTACTTAAGTGACCTTCGTCACTATTTTTTACATGAACACTTAAGCCTTTGGGTGCCGCGCTTCATTGCGCGTGCCTTAGAGCACAGTGAGCATGACTCCAAAGCCATGACCTTTATTTTATTACAGCTCAAATCGTTATT
It contains:
- a CDS encoding ferredoxin-thioredoxin reductase catalytic domain-containing protein, producing MITKIDMNSPEFLAEFEKTEVFTDKVCEQFGFSYTPLTEVKESIQQGLTRNKLIYGKRYCPCFMVIGSTPEEQAKADNRLCPCTPALTVEIPQKGKCHCTIFCTPEHARELAKEENIEEVAHTHVRGLSKEECEVLMKKEQLDSSELEALLEARENGNVKFNLVDTREWMEWIGNRIKGTDFLIPTTSFHNAMEQLNGKENIPVILYCYSGSRSAYCQRILKHMGFKTVLNLEYGIMAYDGETQSGE
- a CDS encoding TorD/DmsD family molecular chaperone, giving the protein MQTIQPQDRSRLDELKHLRDIFNAQNSKELKIAFGALHSCLEISEEDLEVQFNRYFVGPMEPIADPFASIYIDDPDVVMSKSTLHVRELYETMGFTNPLKNIIPDDHLGVELDAYYQLLYLEEAKGITYLSDLRHYFLHEHLSLWVPRFIARALEHSEHDSKAMTFILLQLKSLLIRETTTQGVTA
- a CDS encoding toxin-antitoxin system YwqK family antitoxin gives rise to the protein MKLWVTLVCSALMLCAAERTYTYEELDVREDGVLVETQTLKLANGIGQFFYEAGQLKSETPFKNGLREGLGKIYYESGKLKSETPFKNDKIEGLKKEYYESGVLQTEVTFVNDEAEGVGKFYYPTGKLQGETPFKKNQPAGITKLYSPTGQLIRTIEFKEGKILKGFDYNDQGNKIELNRDELIEATK